Sequence from the Thermodesulfobacteriota bacterium genome:
TTCTGCCCTTTCTACTATTTTCAACATATTTCTTTTTATACGGTGTTAATAATAATAAAAAAAGCCTGGTTGTCTTATCATTTGCTCTTTTCTCGCTGACAAACTATACCTATCACACGGCCCCGCTTTTTGCGTTTTTATTTTTGCTGACCCTATTTTTAACTAATATTAAATATTTCCTAAAAGACAAGAAGCTGCTATCCATATGTATATTGGTTGCTGGTGTTTTGGTAATTCCATATTTGTGGGAAGCAAGCACTGAATACCATATGCTAAAGAGAGCTAGAGGCATCTATATCTTCAGTGAAGGCTTTGGTGCAGGTACGCTCATAACATTTGCGAAAACCTACTTAAGCCACATTAGCCCTAATTTTTTATTCATATATGGTGATCCTTTTCCAAGGTACGGCGCCTGGACAGGAGGTCTGCTCCATTTGATAATGTTCCCGTTTATAGTATTTGGAATAGTAGGGCTCATATTTTCTGACTTGGAAAGAAGATATAGAATATTTCTTCTTGTATGGCTTTTAATATTCCCGCTTGCAGTGGCATTGACTAATGATTGGGGAATGCCTCATTCGGCGAGGGTTCTACCAGGCGCTCCTATATTATGCCTTTTAAGCGGCTTTGGTTTTGTGCTTGCCTATCAACATATTAAATCAGAAAAGCCAAATTCTATATATCCAAAGGCATTAGTTCTTGGAGTAATACTATTATCTCTTGTTTCGTTGGGATATTTTTCCAGGGACTACTACGGAGATTATCCAAAAAGAAGTTATCAGTTTTGGGAGTACGGAAACAAAGAGATTTTCTCTATAATTAAACCCGTTCAGCACAAATATAAGAGGGCTTGTCTGCTTAATTTAAACCTCGCAAGTCAAAAACCAATTCTTGCATACTATATGCCGGAATCTAATCTAGAGATTATCCGCGGTATCGATGATCCAAGGTGTTTGGAAAGGGGAAGCATAATAGTGCAGTCAGCACGGAAAAAAGAAATACATACAGAGCTTTCCATACTTGGAGAGGTCAAAGACCCTGACGGATATACTTTATATTTAGTGCAAGCTGTTGAGTAGTCTCAATACTCTATTAATCTGCTTAAATAATGCAATATTATTTGCAATACTTATTTAGGATTACCGTTGCCTGCGTATAGCCCATATCAATAGATTTTTGAAGGTCTTTACAGCCCGACTCCTTTTTGTCTAAGAGTACTTTTGTGTAGCCAGCGCCGTAGAATCCGAGCGGGTTTTCGGGCTCAAGATCTATAAGCATCGTAAAGTCAGAAAGCGCTCCCTGAAAGTCATCTGAGACTGCTTTGGCTCTGCCCCTTGCGTGATAGCCTTTCGCAAATCTCTTGTCTAACTCTATTGCTTTGTCAAAGTTTTCAATAGACTCAGGAAATTTCTGTAAATTGTAGTATGTTAGCCCAATGTTGTAATAGCCTAGTGAGAAATCAGGGTCAAGCTCAACTGTTTTTTGATAATCTACAAGAGCCTCTTCATATTTTTTTTGCTTAGCTTTTACATTGCCCCTGTTGTTATAGGCAATGGCGTTGTTCGGATTAAGCTCAATAGCTTTATCATAGTCGGCCTGTGCCCCTGTTAGATCCTTACTTCTATCCTTTGCATTGGCTCGGTTAAAATATGCCATAGTCAAATTAGGCTCCATCTCAATTGCCTTATCAAACTGTTTTATTGCTTCTTTGAAATTTCCTTCTTCACTTTCTGAATTTCCGAGGTTGTTATAAGCCATAGCTAATTTCGGATCAATCTCTATTGCTTTTTGATAATCGGCAATAGCGCCTTTAATATCACCTAGGTCCTTTTTAGTAGTGCCTCTGTTGTTATATGCTATAGCAAATTTAGGGTCTAAAACGATTGCCTTTGTATAATCCTCT
This genomic interval carries:
- a CDS encoding tetratricopeptide repeat protein; translated protein: MKFICAILIMFLFLVPITAHSQSAANYVDKGNDKALSGDTKGAISDYDKAIEKDENLAEAYYNRAVVKGNMGDYDAALADFNKAIELEYEEANAYNQRANIKDDIGDKKGAIEDYTKAIVLDPKFAIAYNNRGTTKKDLGDIKGAIADYQKAIEIDPKLAMAYNNLGNSESEEGNFKEAIKQFDKAIEMEPNLTMAYFNRANAKDRSKDLTGAQADYDKAIELNPNNAIAYNNRGNVKAKQKKYEEALVDYQKTVELDPDFSLGYYNIGLTYYNLQKFPESIENFDKAIELDKRFAKGYHARGRAKAVSDDFQGALSDFTMLIDLEPENPLGFYGAGYTKVLLDKKESGCKDLQKSIDMGYTQATVILNKYCK
- a CDS encoding glycosyltransferase family 39 protein; the encoded protein is MLNAKRDYVYLFGILLLALFLRTYDLSNNPPELFLDELINYVSARDIIEKGGDLYGQVGIYFTDRVIEHRPPVYGYTSYLASLIVGENAWAIRGPAVFYGLISIIAVFLLALELFRDRRAALMAAFFMAIIPWHIHFSRVGWEPASFLPFLLFSTYFFLYGVNNNKKSLVVLSFALFSLTNYTYHTAPLFAFLFLLTLFLTNIKYFLKDKKLLSICILVAGVLVIPYLWEASTEYHMLKRARGIYIFSEGFGAGTLITFAKTYLSHISPNFLFIYGDPFPRYGAWTGGLLHLIMFPFIVFGIVGLIFSDLERRYRIFLLVWLLIFPLAVALTNDWGMPHSARVLPGAPILCLLSGFGFVLAYQHIKSEKPNSIYPKALVLGVILLSLVSLGYFSRDYYGDYPKRSYQFWEYGNKEIFSIIKPVQHKYKRACLLNLNLASQKPILAYYMPESNLEIIRGIDDPRCLERGSIIVQSARKKEIHTELSILGEVKDPDGYTLYLVQAVE